The genomic interval CTGCACCTAATTCGATTTGTTTTTATATAAAGAATTCTAATACTTAACTAATAAAAAAGCAAACGGTTTTTTTAAAAATTAGATAGGCTGGATTATAAATGAAATTATTATTCAGTCTGTAATAACTTTACCAGCATTTCGGCAGTTTCTTTGTCTTCAGGTTCGGTGATTTTGATGTTGAAGTGCCAGTCTTTTATAGGGTAGGGGTTATAGCCGAATTCGGTTAGCATTGTGGATTCATCTGTGTAAAAGATATTTGATTTGTCAAAACAGTCTTTCAATATCCCAAGCCTTGCACCCTGCGGGGTTGTTACAGTTACAAGGTCTTTTCTTATTAGTGTTTCATAAAATCCGTCATCATTTAGCCTTCTTACCGTCCCGCTTATGGGGATAAAGGGCACGGCACAACCTGTTTCAGCAGTTTTTTCAATTATTTTTTTTACAACTTCCAAATTCAAAAAAGGCCTTACTCCGTCGTGAACAATTACAACCTTTGATTTGTCTTCTTCTTTTTCGTAGATAAAGTCAATGGCATTTTTAACAGAATGGAATCTCTCATTTCCCCCTTTAACCAGATAAACAGGAAAAGAAAAATAATTGGTTAAGTATTCGCATTCTTTTTTAAAATCACCTGGATATGTTAAGACACAGTACTGAGGTTTTATTTTAGAGAAAAAGCCTAATGTTAACTCAATAAGCCTTTTGTCCCCTATTTTTTCAAACTGCTTGGGATATGGCTTGCAAAACCTTCTCCCTATTCCCCCAGCCGTGACAATTAAAATGTAATTTCCTTCCATAAAATCTCCAATAAGGCTTGTTTCTTTTTAGATTAACTATTTTTTTCTTTTAAATCAAGTGATAAGAGGGGATTTTAGGGGTTAAAAGACTTTTTTCGCTGTTTTTTTAAGGATAAAATCCCTGACAAATGCAGGCATACAGGATAAAAACCTTAGCACAAAATAAAAGAATTTCGGGAAAGCATACTCTTTTTTGTTTTTTTCAATTGCATACTCAATTTTGTTAAGGGCATAGTCTAACTCCATTAAAAATGGCATTTTGAATTTATTTTTTGCAGTTAACGGGGTTTTTATAAAACCGGGCATTATGTTTATCACTTTAACATTGTGAAAATGCCCTAAGTTTCTCAATGATTCGCAGTATGAGTTTAACGCCCTTTTCGTTGATGAGTATGCAGTTGAAGAGGGGGAGGCAATGATTGAGGCAAGGGAAGAGATTACAACAGCCTTGCCCTTTTTGTTTTCAATCATTTTTTTAACAATTGGCTCTAAAAAGGCGTGTACCCCTAAAACATTTAAGTGGTAGGTTTTTTTAAAGGATTGAAAATCAGGCACCTCAAGGCCATGCCCTGTTGAGGTGCCTGCATTTGCTATTGCAATGTCAATGAAATTTTCTTTCAAAATATCGTTTAGAATTTCCTGAAACTTCTCAAAATCAGTAATGTCAACAGGGTAAATATTCACCCTATCAGGGGCTAATTCTTTCAACTCTTCAAGCTTTTCCTTTCTCCTTGCAAATAGAAAAAGGGTGTGGCCTTTTTTTATGTATCTTTTTGCAAGGCCATAGCCTATTCCACTTGAAGCCCCTGTAATTGCAATATTCATAAACCCCCTTATTTCAAAGCATTCAAATTCTGCAATAGAACCTCGTGTTTTTCTTTTAACTCCCTGAAAATGTTTCTATTCTTTTCAACAACATCTTTTGGCGCTCTTGCAAGGAAGTTTTCATTATTAAGTTTCTTTTCAACCTTTTCCATTTCCTTTTCTATCTTTGCAATCTCTCTTTTAATCCTCTCCCTTTCAGCGTCTTTATCAAGTATGCCCTCAAGAGAGACCCCGATTTCTGTACCCTTTGCCGCAGCCTTTGAGTACATTTTGTTTTCATCAAATTTTTCAACACACTCCAACTTTTCAGCATTGGTTAAAAGTGAAATTAAGTCTTTTTCCCTTTCAATAAGAGATTTAACCTCATCGTTTAACGGAATTAACTCAATCTCAATCTTTCTTGACGGTGGGATTTTTTTCTCAGTTCTAATTCCCCTGATTTTTGAGATTAACTCCTGTAATGTTTCAAATTCATTTTCAGCCTTTTCATCAATCCAATCCTGCCTGAAAACAGGGAATTGCTCAATCGCTATGCTTTCTTTGTGCCCTGGAAGTTTCTGGTACAACTCTTCGGTAATGTATGGCATAAAGGGGTGCAAGAGTTTCAAAACCCTTGAAAGTACAAGCACAAGGAGTTTTTTAACATTTTCCTCACCCTTTAATAGCCTTTTCTTTGTGCTTTCTATGTACCAGTCGCAGAAGTCGTGCCACAAGAAATGGTAAAGGGTGTTTGCCGCTTCGTGAAACCTGAATTTGTCTATGTTTTCGTCAACATTTTTGGTGGCTTTTGAGAGTTTTGAAAGTATCCATTTGTCTGCAAGGGTTAAATTGGAGTAATCAACTGTTGAGGCATCAACGCTTTCATCAATGTTCATTAAAACAAACCTTGTTGCGTTCCATATTTTATTGCAAAAAGCCCTGTAACCGTCAAGCCTTTCCTCTGACAGTGAGATGTCTGTCCCCGGAACAGCCATAATTGAAAGGGTAAACCTTAAAGCGTCTGTTCCAAACTTTTCCATTACTTCCAATGGGTCAATTACATTCCCCTTTGATTTTGACATCTTCTGGCCGTGGGCATCCCTTACAAGTGCGTTAAAGTAAACAGTGTAAAAGGGAACATCTCCCATAA from Thermotomaculum hydrothermale carries:
- a CDS encoding IspD/TarI family cytidylyltransferase encodes the protein MEGNYILIVTAGGIGRRFCKPYPKQFEKIGDKRLIELTLGFFSKIKPQYCVLTYPGDFKKECEYLTNYFSFPVYLVKGGNERFHSVKNAIDFIYEKEEDKSKVVIVHDGVRPFLNLEVVKKIIEKTAETGCAVPFIPISGTVRRLNDDGFYETLIRKDLVTVTTPQGARLGILKDCFDKSNIFYTDESTMLTEFGYNPYPIKDWHFNIKITEPEDKETAEMLVKLLQTE
- a CDS encoding SDR family NAD(P)-dependent oxidoreductase, translating into MNIAITGASSGIGYGLAKRYIKKGHTLFLFARRKEKLEELKELAPDRVNIYPVDITDFEKFQEILNDILKENFIDIAIANAGTSTGHGLEVPDFQSFKKTYHLNVLGVHAFLEPIVKKMIENKKGKAVVISSLASIIASPSSTAYSSTKRALNSYCESLRNLGHFHNVKVINIMPGFIKTPLTAKNKFKMPFLMELDYALNKIEYAIEKNKKEYAFPKFFYFVLRFLSCMPAFVRDFILKKTAKKVF